ATTCTTCGCTTTCTCCTACTGAACAAGTGGTACAAAATCGCCCCTTACAACGATACGGAACCTTCCTGACATCATGGCAACCTTCACAAACAAATAGCTTAAATCCATTTTTGGGATTCCCACACCCTCTGAATTTCTCTATTTCCTTTCTTACTATTGGACGGATTTTAGCTCCATGTTTCTTTTGAAAGTGATCCCAATGGTTATGTTTATCAAAGAAAATTTGTTTTAATATATTATTCTCCATGACATCAAAATACCACAGTTTCTAAGACTGTGGTAGACCCGAAATTATATACTTTCTTATCTTTTAAGAAAAGCGCAAGCGCCTTGCTCAGCCACGACAAGCATAAGGCGCGGAGAAAAGAAAGATGTTCTTTATCTTTTGTTCTACGTGACTTATGACCTCGAGTGGTTAGGCGCTGGAGCTAGACAGCAATGTTAGCACCTTCTTATAAAGGACAAAGTTTATACATTCTTATCTTTTAAGAAAAGCGCAAGCGCCCGTCTAGCGACGCAGGTGCAAAGGAACGTCAACTAAGTACAGTCACGTCCTGTGACTAACGTTGACGCTAGCCCGTCCTGGGCATCGCCGCATGAGATAAAGGAAACACGAAAAGCCGGAAAGCGGAGGATCTACTAACTACTGCCACGTCGCGCGAGCAAACGTAGATCCACCTCCCTCCTGGAGGCGTCTCCGTTGACTTATCGTAGAGACATGGAACATCAACTAAAGACGCCCACGTCCTGTGGGCAACGTTGTTGCTAGCACTTCCTGTGCATCGAAAGCGCTACCCGTCGCTGGGCGCTGGAGCTAGACAATAATAAAAACACCATCCGAATAAGGACAGATTTTTATACTTTATTACTCTGCAAAATAGGGCGATTTGCTTTCTTCGATCAGGAGCTTTTCCTTTATTCATCAATCTGTCACCTTAAAGTCAAAGTTCCCAGAACTGATGTTTACTTTAACCTCATTTTCTCTTGATCCAAGCGTACCTTTAATTCGATTGCTACTTTTTATTTCATAATCCATTTGCACATCAACATTCCCCGTTCCTGCAAAAGAATTGAAGTCTAAGTTTAATGAAGTTGGTTCCTCCTCTACATTCAGAAAGACATTCCCACTAGACAAATCCACTTCAATAGTTTGATCGATTTCCTTTAAGATGATCTCCGCATTCCCTGAACTAGACTCAACAGTTAGGTCTCCTATCAGATGGTCAATCTTAACGTTACCAGAAGAAGAATGCAGTTGACTAGAGCGGCTTATCACATTTTTTAACAAAATATTTCCCGAAGAATTTTCGACCACTACATCGTCAGCTTTGAGAGACTCTATTTTGACATTCCCGCTAGCACTATTGATTTTAACTTGTTTATATAGTCTATCAGGTAAAGCCATGTTTAATTTTGCTTCTCGTAAAGTAAAAATCTTCAATAACCGGTCAGAACTTACCGATATCTTTAATTGATCACCAACTTCATCCACTGTTAAAGTGAGATCTTCAATCACCTCTTTTTTTCCTTTACAGTTGAATTCAATCAAGATTTCTTCTTTATCGTTAGGATAGACTTGAATGTTCCCTGATCCTAATTCAACATCGATCTTGCTCACCTTATCATTTGTAACCATTTTTCTTTCCTCAAATTCTTCAAGTTCACTTACCGAAATAGTTGAAGGTACTGCCCTTTGAAACAAAAAAGTAGCGATTATTACCAAAAAATAGAAGTTATAACCAATATTACTTTCTTCAAACAACCGCCCCTTTCTAAAATTACCTTTTCCTCTATAATAATAGTAAACACTATATACTTGAGAAACACAACAAACAGTTAGGAATTTTCAAAAAACAGTATTTAAACGATTTGCGATGTAGTCATTTGTTATTTGGAACTAGTAATCTATCTTTTCATTTTCTTCACTTAAAATTCATCAAACGTTAATATCCCTTTCATTGACATCATATTTTGTTATTACCATAATTTAAGTAGATAGAAAATAAAATGCAAGGGAGAGATCAATGATGAGTTGGTTGAAAGGACCTCAAATGGCCATTGTATGGACAGTGGTTCGACTTTATTTAGGCTATGAATGGCTGACAGCTGGTTGGGAAAAGATCACTGGAGAGTTTGATGCAAGCGGTTACTTAAAAGGAGCGATTGGAAAATCGACTGGTGAACATCCTGCTGTACAAGGTTGGTACGCTTCTTTTCTAGAGAATGTGGCCTTACCAAATGTCGGGGTATTTAATTTTCTCGTCTCATGGGGGGAGTTCCTTGTGGGCTTAGGGTTAATCCTTGGTGCTTTAACGATTCCTGCATTATTGGCAGGCGCATTCATGAATCTTAACTTTATGTTAGCAGGTACGACTAGTACAAACCCAATTTTATATACGTTAGCGATGATTTTATTGTTTGCTGGATCAGCAAGTTATTATTACGGAGTCGATCGCTTTCTTTTACCTAAACTTAGAAAAGATAAAGAAGAAGATATGAAAGTAAATGTATAACCATCAGGGAGGAAACTAAGCAATTCCTCTTATCAAAAAGGCTGCCCTTTACTCAGGACAGCCTTTTTTTATTTCATTATTTCTTATATACGACGATCTTACCAACCGTACCATCTTTAGCTTGGTCTAATACTTTCACATGCAAGCCTAACTCAGGAAGGAGTCTACCTGCATCAGGAATTTTAGAACTCATATAAGATTTGCTATCTTTAAATACACGTTTCTTTTTCACATGGTTATCCTTTAAGAATAGACCATTAATATCAACGTAATCCAAATACATTTTGTTCCCTTTTTTGTTATTAAAAGCAGCGTCATGAACTTGATAACGTGTTTGTGCGATTGATTTATCGCTCCATTTTAATACTTTCTGATCTGCGTCGACTACTCCTAGGAAGCCTTCACCAGGATGATTACCAACCCAGTTGTCCGTGTAAGAGTTATCTACATACCAAACAATGAGACCTGGATCAAAGCTCATCAAGCTATTACCACGTTTAATATGACCTAATCCAGCATCGACACCATTTTGACTTCTCCACTCTAGTAGGTAGTAATTTTTCGCTGTAACAAATCCTTCACTTTTCTCAAAACCATCAAAAGTAAAGACCGTATCACTTTCACCATCGTCGCTTAGGAGAGTTTGATCGTCTCCTGTAATCACAACATCATCAACGAAAATACCATCTAGCATATAGCCACCATCGGTTAAATAGTTGATTCGTAATTCAATATCTTTCCCAGCATAGCTTGATAAGTCAAACGTTGCATCGATCCAGCCATCCGATTTACCTGTAATTCCATGTCCAGGGTTAATATCAAAAGGATCTTCTGTTGTTGTGATATTCCCAGGGATGCTTGTCCACTCATCACCCTCTAGTACTTGAACAGAAGCATAGTCATAATCACTCTCAATATCGTACCATGCTTTAAATGATAGATTCGCATTCGTCACATTCGTTAAATCGACGGATGTCGTCATAGAGTTATTAAGATTATCACCTTTTTGGCTATAATACTCATATTGTCCACTAAAAGGCGTATTAATCTCGATTTTCTTATCTGGTAAATTAACGCGTAAAGCATCTAGATTTGTCCCTTTTGTATTGGCTTGGTCTAGGAAATATTCATAACCTCTTTTATCAAGGTCATCAATGTCTACTTCACCGTATTTCATCCAGTTTCCACCCATAGACGTTTGTAAAAATTCTTTTGCCCACGGAC
This portion of the Bacillus carboniphilus genome encodes:
- a CDS encoding DUF4097 family beta strand repeat-containing protein, translating into MFEESNIGYNFYFLVIIATFLFQRAVPSTISVSELEEFEERKMVTNDKVSKIDVELGSGNIQVYPNDKEEILIEFNCKGKKEVIEDLTLTVDEVGDQLKISVSSDRLLKIFTLREAKLNMALPDRLYKQVKINSASGNVKIESLKADDVVVENSSGNILLKNVISRSSQLHSSSGNVKIDHLIGDLTVESSSGNAEIILKEIDQTIEVDLSSGNVFLNVEEEPTSLNLDFNSFAGTGNVDVQMDYEIKSSNRIKGTLGSRENEVKVNISSGNFDFKVTD
- a CDS encoding DoxX family protein — encoded protein: MSWLKGPQMAIVWTVVRLYLGYEWLTAGWEKITGEFDASGYLKGAIGKSTGEHPAVQGWYASFLENVALPNVGVFNFLVSWGEFLVGLGLILGALTIPALLAGAFMNLNFMLAGTTSTNPILYTLAMILLFAGSASYYYGVDRFLLPKLRKDKEEDMKVNV